Genomic window (Bacillaceae bacterium S4-13-56):
CTTCTTATAACAAATAAAGAGGTCAACATCATTGATGTAAGAGAAGTGGATGAAGTTGCTGCTGGAAAGATTCCTGGGGCAATTAATATTCCTCTTGGATTACTTCAGTTCAAATTCCATGAACTGGATAAAAATAAAGAATATATTATGGTTTGCCGCTCGGGAGCCCGAAGCGGGAATGCTACTATGTTTTTAGAGTATCAAGGATTTAAGGTTAAAAACATGGTTGGTGGAATGATTTCCTGGAAAGGCAAAGTGTCTTAAAGAAAGATAGGGAGAAGTTTTTTAAAATCTTTTATACTATTGGGGGTATTTGAAGAGT
Coding sequences:
- a CDS encoding rhodanese-like domain-containing protein, whose amino-acid sequence is MEQITPREVEELLITNKEVNIIDVREVDEVAAGKIPGAINIPLGLLQFKFHELDKNKEYIMVCRSGARSGNATMFLEYQGFKVKNMVGGMISWKGKVS